In Streptomyces durocortorensis, a genomic segment contains:
- a CDS encoding GNAT family N-acetyltransferase, translating to MTQTTTRVLEPSDLGAALAILESEPVANAFVTSRVQVAGLDAWRLGGEMWGWYADGRLRSLCYSGANLVPICAGPEAVRAFADRARRAGRRCSSIVGPAEPTALLWRHLEPSWGPAREVRANQPLMVTESPSADITPDPLVRRIRKDETEVLMPACVAMFTEEVGISPLAGDGGLLYQARVAELVGAGRSFARIDDGKVVFKAEIGAATPQACQIQGVWVAPEHRGKGLSETGMAAVLRYALADVAPVVSLYVNDYNTPARRAYRRVGFRETGAFMSVLF from the coding sequence TTGACGCAGACCACCACCCGGGTCCTCGAACCCAGCGACCTCGGCGCAGCGCTCGCCATCCTGGAGAGCGAGCCCGTGGCCAACGCCTTTGTGACGTCCCGCGTCCAGGTCGCGGGGCTAGACGCCTGGCGCCTCGGCGGGGAGATGTGGGGCTGGTACGCCGACGGCAGGCTCCGCTCCCTGTGCTACTCCGGCGCCAACCTCGTCCCCATCTGCGCCGGACCCGAGGCCGTCCGGGCCTTCGCCGACCGGGCCCGCCGGGCCGGGCGCCGCTGCTCCTCCATCGTCGGACCCGCCGAACCCACCGCCCTGCTGTGGCGGCACCTCGAACCGAGCTGGGGCCCCGCCCGCGAGGTCCGCGCCAACCAGCCGCTCATGGTCACCGAAAGCCCTTCCGCCGACATCACCCCCGACCCGCTCGTCCGCCGCATCCGCAAGGACGAGACGGAGGTCCTCATGCCGGCCTGCGTCGCCATGTTCACCGAGGAGGTCGGCATCTCGCCGCTCGCCGGGGACGGCGGACTCCTCTACCAGGCCCGCGTCGCCGAACTCGTCGGCGCCGGACGCTCCTTCGCCCGCATCGACGACGGCAAGGTCGTCTTCAAGGCGGAGATCGGCGCCGCCACCCCCCAGGCCTGCCAGATCCAGGGTGTCTGGGTCGCCCCGGAACACCGGGGCAAGGGCCTCTCCGAGACCGGCATGGCCGCCGTCCTGCGCTACGCCCTGGCCGACGTCGCCCCCGTCGTCAGCCTGTACGTGAACGACTACAACACCCCCGCCCGCAGGGCCTACCGCCGCGTCGGCTTCCGTGAGACCGGCGCGTTCATGAGCGTCCTGTTCTGA
- the nusA gene encoding transcription termination factor NusA: MDIDVKLLKGLAQDKEIPFDVLVGAIESALLIAYHRTDGSHRRARVKIDERGHVTVWAKEDPADLEEGQEPKEFDDTPSGFGRIAATTAKQVILQRLRDAEDDRTFGEYAGHEGDVVTGVVQQGKDPKNVLVDIGKLEAILPVQEQVPGEEYTHGLRLRTYVVRVAKGVRGPSVTLSRTHPNLVKKLFALEVPEIADGSVEISAIAREAGHRTKIAVRSTRSGLNAKGACIGPMGGRVRNVMAELHGEKIDIVDWSDDPAEMVANALSPARVSKVEVVDLGARSARVTVPDYQLSLAIGKEGQNARLAARLTGWRIDIRPDTETDAERETADRERADRARERSERR; the protein is encoded by the coding sequence GTGGACATCGATGTGAAGCTTCTGAAGGGCTTGGCGCAGGACAAGGAGATCCCCTTCGACGTGCTCGTCGGGGCGATCGAGTCGGCCCTCCTCATCGCGTACCACCGCACCGACGGCAGCCACCGCCGGGCGCGCGTGAAGATCGACGAGCGCGGCCATGTGACGGTGTGGGCCAAGGAGGACCCGGCCGACCTCGAAGAGGGCCAGGAGCCCAAGGAGTTCGACGACACCCCCTCCGGTTTCGGCCGGATCGCGGCGACCACCGCCAAGCAGGTCATCCTCCAGCGGCTGCGCGACGCGGAGGACGACCGGACCTTCGGGGAGTACGCGGGCCACGAGGGCGACGTCGTCACCGGCGTCGTCCAGCAGGGCAAGGACCCCAAGAACGTCCTGGTCGACATCGGCAAGCTGGAAGCCATCCTTCCGGTGCAGGAGCAGGTCCCGGGCGAGGAGTACACCCACGGTCTGCGCCTGCGTACGTATGTCGTACGGGTCGCCAAGGGCGTGCGCGGTCCGTCGGTGACGCTCTCGCGCACCCACCCCAACCTGGTGAAGAAGCTCTTCGCGCTGGAGGTCCCCGAGATCGCCGACGGCTCCGTCGAGATCTCGGCGATCGCCCGCGAGGCAGGCCACCGCACCAAGATCGCGGTCCGCTCCACCCGTTCGGGCCTGAACGCCAAGGGCGCCTGCATCGGCCCGATGGGCGGCCGGGTGCGCAACGTCATGGCCGAGCTGCACGGCGAGAAGATCGACATCGTGGACTGGTCGGACGACCCGGCCGAGATGGTCGCCAACGCCCTGTCGCCCGCCCGGGTGAGCAAGGTCGAGGTCGTCGACCTCGGCGCCCGCTCCGCCCGGGTCACCGTGCCGGACTACCAGCTGTCGCTGGCCATCGGCAAGGAGGGCCAGAACGCCCGCCTCGCCGCCCGCCTCACCGGCTGGCGCATCGACATCCGGCCCGACACCGAGACCGACGCCGAGCGCGAGACCGCCGACCGCGAGCGGGCCGATCGGGCCCGGGAGCGCTCGGAAAGGCGTTGA
- a CDS encoding aminoglycoside phosphotransferase family protein, protein MGFEPPQRLVRALGEMYGDEATADWLNRLPALAERVLDTAGGDLTVERVAAPGGRSSLVVLVHRADGTAAALKLAPPVAGPELERAALEHWGGWGAVRLLDAPAGALDAHGALLLERLHHEVSLRSLPEAKAQLEAAGTLRRLWVEPPAGHSFESVAERTVRQSAGMRAAAEADPELAPLVGAALAARAELVGASPELLLLHGNFRQSKVLAGERAPWLTVGPEPLVGERAYDLARLVRDRVEDLIASPGGPATARRRVKKLAESLEVEQARLHGWTLFRAVESGTRALAEGRRQIGELTLEFAGWL, encoded by the coding sequence ATGGGTTTTGAACCGCCGCAGCGCCTGGTGCGCGCGCTCGGCGAGATGTACGGGGACGAGGCGACGGCCGACTGGCTGAACCGGCTCCCCGCACTGGCCGAACGGGTGCTGGACACCGCCGGAGGGGACCTCACCGTCGAACGGGTGGCCGCCCCGGGCGGGCGCAGCTCCCTGGTGGTCCTGGTGCACCGCGCCGACGGGACCGCGGCCGCGCTGAAGCTGGCCCCTCCGGTCGCCGGGCCGGAGCTGGAGCGGGCGGCGCTGGAGCACTGGGGCGGCTGGGGTGCGGTGCGGCTGCTGGACGCCCCGGCCGGAGCACTCGACGCACACGGCGCGCTGCTGCTGGAGCGGCTGCACCACGAGGTGTCACTGCGTTCGCTGCCGGAGGCGAAGGCCCAGCTGGAGGCGGCGGGCACGCTGCGGCGGCTGTGGGTGGAGCCCCCGGCAGGGCATTCCTTCGAGAGCGTGGCCGAGCGGACCGTGCGCCAGAGCGCCGGGATGCGGGCGGCCGCCGAGGCCGATCCGGAGCTGGCCCCGCTGGTCGGCGCGGCGCTCGCGGCGCGGGCCGAGCTGGTCGGGGCGTCCCCCGAACTCCTGCTGCTGCACGGCAACTTCCGGCAGAGCAAGGTCCTGGCCGGGGAGCGTGCGCCGTGGCTGACGGTGGGTCCGGAGCCGTTGGTGGGCGAGCGCGCCTATGACCTGGCGCGGCTGGTGCGGGACCGGGTGGAGGATCTGATCGCCTCTCCCGGCGGCCCGGCGACAGCGCGGCGGCGGGTCAAGAAGCTGGCGGAGTCGCTGGAGGTGGAGCAGGCCCGGCTGCACGGCTGGACGCTGTTCCGGGCGGTGGAGTCGGGAACCCGGGCGCTGGCCGAGGGGCGGCGGCAGATCGGCGAACTGACCCTGGAGTTCGCGGGCTGGCTGTAG
- a CDS encoding proline--tRNA ligase, whose amino-acid sequence MAQVQRMSRLMIKTLRDDPADAETLSHKLLVRAGYVRRNAAGIWTWLPLGKKVLDNISNVVREEMDAIGAQEVLLPALLPKEPYEASGRWEEYGDLLFRLKDRKGGDYLLGPTHEEIFTQTVKDQCTSYKDLPVMLYQIQTKYRDEARPRSGVLRGREFQMKDSYSFDTTDEGLAHSYALHRAAYIKIFERLGLDHRIVSAVSGAMGGSASEEFLAPAAAGEDTFADCPNCDYAANTEAVTFALAPVDGSAHGAVEELDTPDTPTIETLAEHLGVPASATLKNLLVKVDGEIVAVGVPGHREVDLGKLGEHLAPAVVELVTAEDFVGRDDLVRGYVGPQGLEKVRYLADPRVAPGTAWITGANEEGKHARNVVAGRDFEVDEYLDVVVVEEGDPCPACGTGLTLDRAIEIGHIFQLGRKYADTFQLDVLGQQGKPVRVTMGSYGIGVSRAVAALTEQTADDKGLCWPREIAPADVHVVAAGKALQTELALEVSEKLNAAGLRVLVDDRPGVSPGVKFTDSELIGVPKILVAGRRSADGVLELKDRRTGEREELTVDEAIARLTADLG is encoded by the coding sequence ATGGCCCAGGTCCAGCGCATGTCCCGATTGATGATCAAGACACTGCGCGACGACCCGGCGGACGCCGAGACGCTCAGCCACAAGCTGCTGGTCCGCGCCGGGTACGTGCGCCGCAACGCGGCCGGCATCTGGACCTGGCTGCCGCTCGGCAAGAAGGTCCTGGACAACATCTCGAACGTGGTCCGCGAGGAGATGGACGCCATCGGCGCCCAGGAAGTCCTGCTGCCCGCCCTGCTGCCCAAGGAGCCCTACGAGGCGTCGGGCCGCTGGGAGGAGTACGGCGACCTCCTCTTCCGCCTCAAGGACCGCAAGGGCGGCGACTACCTCCTCGGCCCGACCCACGAGGAGATCTTCACGCAGACGGTCAAGGACCAGTGCACGTCCTACAAGGACCTGCCGGTGATGCTCTACCAGATCCAGACGAAGTACCGCGACGAGGCCCGCCCCCGCTCCGGCGTGCTCCGCGGCCGCGAGTTCCAGATGAAGGACTCGTACAGCTTCGACACCACCGACGAGGGCCTCGCGCACTCCTACGCGCTGCACCGGGCCGCGTACATCAAGATCTTCGAGCGCCTGGGTCTGGACCACCGCATCGTCTCGGCCGTCTCCGGCGCCATGGGCGGCTCCGCCTCCGAGGAGTTCCTCGCCCCCGCGGCCGCCGGTGAGGACACCTTCGCGGACTGCCCGAACTGCGACTACGCCGCCAACACCGAGGCCGTGACCTTCGCGCTCGCCCCGGTCGACGGCTCGGCGCACGGCGCGGTCGAGGAGCTGGACACCCCCGACACCCCGACCATCGAGACCCTCGCCGAGCACCTGGGCGTCCCCGCCTCGGCCACCCTGAAGAACCTGCTGGTCAAGGTGGACGGCGAGATCGTCGCCGTCGGCGTCCCCGGCCACCGCGAGGTCGACCTCGGCAAGCTCGGCGAGCACCTGGCGCCCGCCGTCGTCGAGCTGGTCACCGCCGAGGACTTCGTCGGCCGCGACGACCTCGTACGCGGCTACGTCGGCCCCCAGGGCCTGGAGAAGGTCCGCTACCTCGCGGACCCCCGCGTCGCCCCCGGCACCGCCTGGATCACCGGCGCCAACGAGGAGGGCAAGCACGCCAGGAACGTCGTCGCGGGCCGTGACTTCGAGGTCGACGAGTATCTGGACGTCGTCGTGGTCGAGGAGGGCGACCCCTGCCCCGCCTGCGGCACCGGCCTCACCCTGGACCGCGCCATCGAGATCGGCCACATCTTCCAGCTGGGCCGCAAGTACGCCGACACCTTCCAGCTCGACGTGCTCGGCCAGCAGGGCAAGCCCGTCCGCGTCACGATGGGCTCGTACGGCATCGGCGTCTCCCGTGCCGTGGCCGCCCTCACCGAGCAGACCGCCGACGACAAGGGCCTGTGCTGGCCCCGCGAGATCGCCCCGGCCGACGTCCACGTCGTGGCCGCGGGCAAGGCCCTCCAGACGGAACTGGCCCTGGAGGTCTCGGAGAAGCTCAACGCGGCGGGCCTGCGCGTCCTGGTCGACGACCGCCCCGGTGTCTCGCCCGGCGTGAAGTTCACCGACTCCGAGCTCATCGGCGTGCCCAAGATCCTCGTCGCGGGCCGCCGCTCGGCCGACGGCGTCCTGGAGCTGAAGGACCGTCGCACCGGCGAGCGCGAGGAGCTGACGGTGGACGAGGCGATCGCCCGCCTCACCGCCGACCTCGGCTGA
- the rimP gene encoding ribosome maturation factor RimP: protein MSTTQSERLRGLLEPLVSAQQLDLEEIEVSRAGRRGVLRIIVDSEEGVELDACAELSRAISQKLDETDAMGEGEYVLEVSSPGADRPLTEHRHYVRATGRLARFQLAADGSGELVARILAVDEDGLDLEVPGVKGRKPTSRRLAFDEIAKARVEIEFNRKDKKEEEA from the coding sequence ATGAGCACCACCCAGAGCGAGAGGCTGCGCGGGCTGCTTGAACCGCTCGTCAGCGCGCAGCAGCTGGACCTCGAAGAGATCGAGGTGTCCCGGGCGGGCCGCCGCGGAGTGCTCCGGATCATCGTGGACTCCGAGGAGGGCGTGGAGCTGGACGCCTGCGCGGAGCTGAGCCGCGCGATCTCCCAGAAGCTGGACGAGACCGACGCGATGGGCGAGGGCGAGTACGTCCTCGAAGTCAGCTCCCCCGGCGCGGACCGCCCGCTGACCGAGCACCGCCACTACGTACGCGCCACCGGCCGGCTGGCCCGGTTCCAGCTGGCCGCCGACGGCTCCGGCGAGCTGGTCGCCCGCATCCTCGCCGTGGACGAGGACGGGCTCGACCTCGAAGTGCCCGGGGTCAAGGGCCGCAAGCCCACGTCCCGCCGCCTCGCCTTCGACGAGATCGCCAAGGCGCGCGTGGAGATCGAATTCAACCGCAAGGACAAGAAGGAAGAGGAGGCGTAG
- a CDS encoding M50 family metallopeptidase — translation MSLTSILLTVLGIAVFVVGLLFSIAWHELGHLSTAKMFGIRVPQYMVGFGPTLWSKKKGDTEYGIKAIPAGGYIRMIGMFPPGADGRLEARSTSPWRGMIEDARSAAYEELEPGDEKRLFYTRKPWKRVIVMFAGPFMNLVLAVAIFMGVAMTFGFQTQTTEVAGVQQCVISQSDKRDTCKDSDPVSPAKAAGLKEGDKIVAFDGQRVDDWATLSDRIRGTIGPATITVERGGQEVTLNAVLRENAVAKKDADGEVIPDQYIKAGYLGFAAQTEIVPLSFGDSVVRMGDMIENGVDAIIALPSKIPALWDAAFSDGQRADDSPVGVVGAARIGGEVMNLDIPAQNQVAMMLFLLAGFNLSLFLFNMLPLLPLDGGHIAGALWESLRRNVARVFRRPDPGPFDVAKLMPVAYVVAGLFICFTLLVLVADIVNPVRIS, via the coding sequence ATGAGTCTGACCTCGATCCTGCTGACGGTCCTGGGGATCGCCGTCTTCGTCGTGGGCCTGCTCTTCTCCATCGCCTGGCACGAGCTGGGCCACCTCTCCACGGCCAAGATGTTCGGCATCCGGGTCCCGCAGTACATGGTCGGATTCGGCCCGACCCTCTGGTCGAAGAAGAAGGGCGACACCGAGTACGGCATCAAGGCCATCCCGGCGGGCGGCTACATCCGCATGATCGGGATGTTCCCGCCCGGCGCCGACGGCCGCCTTGAGGCCCGCTCCACCTCACCGTGGCGCGGCATGATCGAGGACGCCCGCTCCGCCGCGTACGAGGAGCTCGAACCGGGCGACGAGAAGCGGCTCTTCTACACGCGCAAGCCGTGGAAGCGCGTCATCGTGATGTTCGCCGGGCCGTTCATGAACCTGGTCCTCGCGGTCGCGATCTTCATGGGCGTCGCGATGACCTTCGGCTTCCAGACCCAGACCACCGAGGTCGCGGGCGTCCAGCAGTGCGTCATCTCGCAGAGCGACAAGCGCGACACCTGCAAGGACAGCGACCCGGTCTCCCCGGCCAAGGCCGCGGGCCTGAAGGAGGGCGACAAGATCGTCGCCTTCGACGGGCAGCGGGTCGACGACTGGGCGACGCTCTCGGACCGCATCCGCGGGACCATCGGCCCCGCCACGATCACCGTCGAGCGCGGCGGCCAGGAGGTCACCCTCAACGCCGTCCTGCGCGAGAACGCCGTCGCGAAGAAGGACGCCGATGGCGAGGTCATCCCCGACCAGTACATCAAGGCGGGCTACCTGGGCTTCGCCGCCCAGACCGAGATCGTGCCGCTCTCCTTCGGCGACTCCGTCGTCCGTATGGGCGACATGATCGAGAACGGCGTCGACGCGATCATCGCCCTGCCCTCCAAGATCCCGGCCCTGTGGGACGCCGCCTTCAGCGACGGCCAGCGCGCCGACGACTCACCGGTCGGCGTGGTGGGCGCGGCCCGGATCGGCGGCGAGGTGATGAACCTCGACATCCCGGCCCAGAACCAGGTCGCGATGATGCTGTTCCTGCTGGCGGGCTTCAACCTGTCGCTGTTCCTGTTCAACATGTTGCCGCTGCTCCCACTGGACGGCGGGCATATCGCGGGCGCCCTGTGGGAGTCGTTGCGGCGCAATGTGGCCAGGGTCTTCCGGCGCCCGGACCCGGGTCCGTTCGACGTGGCCAAGCTGATGCCGGTCGCCTACGTGGTCGCCGGACTCTTCATCTGCTTCACGCTGCTGGTCCTGGTGGCCGACATCGTGAACCCGGTCAGGATCAGCTGA
- the dxr gene encoding 1-deoxy-D-xylulose-5-phosphate reductoisomerase, with translation MSDSPAPLADPHLVFDAADGRRDLVILGSTGSIGTQAIDLVLRNPDRFRVTALSAAGGRVALLAEQARLLRVDTVAVAAEDAVPALREALREQYGAGEPLPEILAGPDAATTLAASACHTVLNGITGSIGLAPTLAALKAGRTLALANKESLIVGGPLVKALAAPGQIIPVDSEHAALFQALAAGTRADVRRLVVTASGGPFRGRTREELADVTREQALAHPTWAMGPVITINSATLVNKGLEVIEAHLLYDIPFDRIEVVVHPQSYVHSMVEFSDGSTLAQATPPDMRGPIAIGLGWPERIPDAAPAFDWTKASSWEFFPLDTEAFPSVGLARHVGGLGGTAPAVFNAANEECVDAFLAGQLPFNGIMDTVTAVVSEHGTPAPGTSLSVADVLEAETWARARARELSAKATAEARA, from the coding sequence ATGAGCGACAGCCCCGCACCCCTCGCCGATCCGCATCTCGTCTTCGATGCCGCGGACGGCCGCCGGGATCTTGTGATCCTCGGCTCCACCGGGTCCATCGGCACTCAGGCCATCGACCTGGTCCTGCGCAACCCCGACCGCTTCCGGGTCACCGCGCTCTCGGCCGCAGGCGGCCGGGTCGCCCTGCTGGCCGAGCAGGCCCGCCTGCTGCGGGTGGACACGGTCGCGGTCGCCGCCGAGGACGCGGTCCCCGCCCTGCGCGAGGCGCTGCGGGAACAGTACGGGGCCGGCGAGCCGCTGCCCGAGATCCTGGCCGGACCTGACGCGGCCACCACCCTCGCCGCGAGCGCCTGCCACACCGTGCTCAACGGCATCACCGGCTCCATCGGGCTCGCCCCGACCCTGGCCGCCCTGAAGGCGGGCCGCACGCTCGCCCTCGCCAACAAGGAGTCGCTGATCGTCGGCGGCCCGCTGGTGAAGGCGCTCGCCGCCCCCGGCCAGATCATCCCGGTCGACTCCGAGCACGCTGCCCTCTTCCAGGCGCTGGCCGCGGGCACCCGCGCCGACGTCCGCAGGCTCGTCGTCACCGCCTCCGGCGGACCCTTCCGGGGCCGTACGCGCGAGGAGCTGGCCGACGTCACCCGGGAGCAGGCCCTCGCCCATCCCACCTGGGCGATGGGCCCGGTCATCACGATCAACTCCGCGACCCTGGTCAACAAGGGTCTTGAGGTCATCGAGGCGCACCTCCTCTACGACATCCCCTTCGACCGGATCGAGGTCGTGGTCCACCCGCAGTCCTACGTCCACTCCATGGTCGAGTTCAGCGACGGCTCCACGCTCGCCCAGGCCACCCCGCCCGACATGCGCGGACCCATCGCCATCGGCCTCGGCTGGCCCGAGCGCATCCCGGACGCCGCCCCCGCCTTCGACTGGACGAAGGCCTCCAGCTGGGAGTTCTTCCCGCTGGACACCGAGGCCTTCCCGTCCGTCGGTCTCGCCCGGCACGTCGGCGGGCTCGGCGGCACCGCGCCCGCCGTTTTCAACGCGGCGAACGAGGAGTGCGTCGACGCTTTCCTCGCCGGACAGCTGCCCTTCAACGGAATCATGGATACGGTCACCGCTGTGGTGTCCGAACACGGCACCCCCGCCCCGGGAACCTCGCTCAGCGTCGCGGACGTCCTCGAAGCGGAAACGTGGGCCCGCGCACGGGCCCGGGAACTCTCGGCGAAAGCGACAGCGGAGGCGCGCGCATGA
- a CDS encoding GNAT family N-acetyltransferase has translation MAVPGEGSAAPDVEIGPVDLAARVDEALLVQAAAFGLTQDEIDVRRHIVLRHLEHPHARALGALTPEGRLVGFVYGLPNDRAQWWSTVVEPYLRATGSDGWLDDSFVITELHVHPGHQQRGIGRTLITTITDAVDHPRSILSAIDKDSPARALYRALGYRDLARQVVFPSAPQPYAVMGAPLPLLR, from the coding sequence ATGGCAGTCCCCGGAGAAGGCTCCGCAGCACCCGACGTCGAGATCGGCCCCGTCGACCTGGCCGCCCGTGTCGACGAAGCCCTGCTCGTCCAGGCGGCCGCCTTCGGGCTCACCCAGGACGAGATCGACGTACGCCGCCACATCGTCCTCAGGCACCTGGAGCACCCCCACGCCCGCGCCCTCGGCGCCCTCACCCCCGAGGGACGGCTCGTCGGCTTCGTCTACGGGCTGCCCAACGACCGCGCCCAGTGGTGGTCCACCGTCGTCGAGCCCTATCTGCGGGCCACCGGCTCCGACGGCTGGCTCGACGACTCCTTCGTCATCACCGAGCTGCACGTCCACCCCGGCCATCAGCAGCGCGGTATCGGCCGCACGCTGATCACCACGATCACCGACGCCGTGGACCACCCCCGGTCGATCCTCTCCGCCATCGACAAGGACAGCCCGGCCCGTGCCCTGTACCGCGCCCTCGGCTACCGCGACCTGGCCCGCCAGGTGGTCTTCCCGAGCGCCCCGCAGCCGTACGCGGTCATGGGCGCCCCCCTGCCGCTGTTGCGGTAG
- the ispG gene encoding flavodoxin-dependent (E)-4-hydroxy-3-methylbut-2-enyl-diphosphate synthase, whose product MTAISLGMPAVPTKLADRRVSRQIQVGSVAVGGDAPVSVQSMTTTRTSDIGATLQQIAELTASGCQIVRVACPTQDDADALATIAKKSQIPVIADIHFQPKYVFAAIDAGCAAVRVNPGNIKQFDDKVKEIAKAAGETRTPIRIGVNAGSLDARLLKKYGKATPEALVESALWEASLFEEHGFGDIKISVKHNDPVVMVNAYRQLAAQSDYPLHLGVTEAGPAFQGTIKSAVAFGALLSEGIGDTIRVSLSAPPAEEVKVGLQILEALNLKQRRLEIVSCPSCGRAQVDVYKLADQVSAGLDGMEVPLRVAVMGCVVNGPGEAREADLGVASGNGKGQIFVKGEVIKTVPESKIVETLIEEAMKIAEQMEKDGIPSGEPEVSIS is encoded by the coding sequence ATGACTGCGATTTCTCTCGGAATGCCGGCCGTTCCGACCAAGCTCGCCGACCGAAGGGTCAGCCGACAGATCCAGGTCGGCTCGGTCGCGGTCGGCGGTGACGCGCCCGTCTCGGTGCAGTCGATGACGACGACGCGCACCTCGGACATCGGCGCCACGCTCCAGCAGATCGCCGAGCTGACGGCGTCCGGCTGCCAGATCGTGCGCGTGGCCTGCCCCACGCAGGACGACGCCGACGCCCTCGCCACGATCGCGAAGAAGTCCCAGATCCCGGTGATCGCGGACATCCACTTCCAGCCGAAGTACGTCTTCGCGGCCATTGACGCGGGCTGCGCGGCGGTCCGGGTGAACCCGGGCAACATCAAGCAGTTCGACGACAAGGTCAAGGAGATCGCGAAGGCGGCGGGCGAGACCCGCACGCCGATCCGGATCGGCGTCAACGCCGGCTCCCTGGACGCGCGGCTCCTGAAGAAGTACGGCAAGGCCACGCCCGAGGCCCTCGTCGAGTCGGCCCTCTGGGAGGCGTCCCTCTTCGAGGAGCACGGCTTCGGCGACATCAAGATCTCGGTCAAGCACAACGACCCGGTCGTGATGGTCAACGCCTACCGCCAGCTCGCCGCCCAGAGCGACTACCCCCTGCACCTCGGCGTCACCGAGGCCGGGCCGGCGTTCCAGGGCACCATCAAGTCGGCCGTCGCGTTCGGCGCGCTGCTCTCCGAGGGCATCGGCGACACCATCCGCGTCTCCCTCTCGGCCCCGCCGGCCGAGGAGGTCAAGGTCGGACTCCAGATCCTGGAGGCGCTGAACCTGAAGCAGCGCCGCCTGGAGATCGTCTCCTGCCCCTCCTGCGGCCGCGCCCAGGTCGACGTCTACAAGCTCGCCGACCAGGTCAGCGCCGGGCTCGACGGCATGGAGGTCCCGCTCCGCGTCGCGGTGATGGGCTGCGTCGTCAACGGCCCCGGCGAGGCCCGCGAGGCCGACCTCGGCGTCGCCTCCGGCAACGGCAAGGGCCAGATCTTCGTCAAGGGCGAGGTCATCAAGACCGTCCCCGAGTCGAAGATCGTCGAGACCCTGATCGAAGAGGCCATGAAGATCGCCGAGCAGATGGAGAAGGACGGCATCCCGTCCGGCGAACCCGAGGTCTCCATCAGCTGA
- a CDS encoding YlxR family protein translates to MSGRTQARACPERTCVGCRERAAKSELLRIVVDEGACAPDPRGTLPGRGAYVHPTSVCLDLAVRRRAFPRAFKAKGPFDTAALTRFVERVTP, encoded by the coding sequence GTGTCTGGCCGGACGCAAGCCCGCGCTTGCCCCGAGCGAACCTGTGTGGGATGCCGGGAGCGAGCGGCCAAGAGCGAGCTGCTGCGCATCGTGGTGGACGAGGGCGCCTGCGCCCCTGATCCACGCGGTACGCTGCCCGGCCGGGGTGCTTATGTGCACCCCACCTCTGTCTGTCTCGACCTGGCGGTTCGCCGCCGGGCATTCCCCCGGGCCTTCAAGGCCAAGGGGCCGTTCGACACCGCGGCACTCACGCGGTTCGTCGAGCGGGTGACACCGTAA
- a CDS encoding ferritin-like domain-containing protein: MSTRTARPSKGDSASPELTAAQAALAAEHASVYGYSTLGGLLDGKRRSEADAAYDGHRARRDALSRTVRDLGGTPVAAEAAYALPFAVADAPAAERLAAVLEDRVAGVYADLVRASEGPLRKEAAGALREAAVRSARWRGGNVAFPGLAERAAGADPAATGPVEAAGADGTR; this comes from the coding sequence ATGAGCACCCGTACCGCCCGGCCGTCGAAGGGCGACTCCGCCTCCCCCGAGCTGACCGCCGCCCAGGCGGCCCTGGCCGCCGAGCACGCCTCCGTCTACGGCTACAGCACGCTGGGCGGCCTCCTCGACGGGAAGCGGCGCTCGGAGGCGGACGCGGCGTACGACGGGCACCGCGCGCGCCGGGACGCACTGTCCCGCACCGTGCGGGACCTGGGCGGTACGCCGGTGGCGGCCGAGGCCGCGTACGCTCTGCCGTTCGCGGTCGCTGACGCCCCGGCGGCGGAGCGGCTCGCCGCGGTGCTGGAGGACCGGGTCGCAGGCGTCTACGCCGATCTCGTACGGGCTTCCGAGGGCCCGCTGCGCAAGGAGGCCGCGGGCGCGCTCCGCGAGGCCGCGGTGCGGTCGGCCCGCTGGCGGGGCGGCAACGTAGCCTTTCCGGGGCTCGCCGAGCGGGCCGCCGGTGCGGATCCGGCCGCGACGGGCCCGGTGGAGGCCGCGGGCGCGGACGGGACGCGCTGA